DNA sequence from the Shewanella piezotolerans WP3 genome:
ATTGTTACCACGTTTGGTTACAGCATTTACAACACCACCAGTTGAGCGTCCAAACTGTGCAGAGTAGCCGCCAGTTTTAACTTGGAACTGGTCATATGCACTGAAAGGGATATCTGCAATAGAAGTACCACGACGGAAACTAGTTACGTTTACACCGTTGATGATAAAGCTATTCTCTGCAACAGATGAACCACCAAATGATGCAAGGTTACCGAAAGCTGAATCACCTTTTGTGGTACCCGGAGCAAGAAGTGCAACAGATACAACATCTTGAGAGATAGGTAAGCGAGCAATTTCATCAGCACTAATTGTTAGAGATATTTCTGGTGAAGAAGTATCAACTAGAGCGACTCTAGAACCCGTTACTGAAATGCGTTCTACATCACCTGTAGTCATTGGTACTTCAATTGATACTTCACTACCGATTGATACCCTTGCACTTTCAATAACTTGTGTTTCATAGCCTGGCTTTGAAATAGTTATCTTATAGTCACCAATACTTAGTGACGGAACCTTAAAGGTACCTTTGTCATTAACGGTAACAGAAGTTGAAGAGCCGTTAGCTTTGTTGGTAATGGTTACTGTTGCACCAGCTAGCGCGCTTTGACTTGATGCATCTGTGATGGTTCCTTTCATTGAGCCCGCAGTATTATTTGCGGCCATCACTGGTGAACTTATTGCAAGGAGCGTCGAAATAGACGCTGCCAACAATGAGCGTTTTAAATTCACTGTCTTCATGTTCAATCCTTGTAGAAATATAGCGTTGTTATTTTGTTGTTATTTTGTTGTTTTTATGTAGCGAAGCTGATGCTATATCGTTGTATAAAATAGATCAAACTGTTCTATAGGGGGTATAATCTTAATACTTAAGGTTGACTGGGGTTTGATCTTGATTAAATGCATTGCGATAGCTAATAAAACTGGTTGGCCCTGGCTTTTTTGGTTGTTTCGTCTGAAATGTATGTACACACTTTGAAATGTTTTGAAACGTATTGAGTTACAGCAGTAATATTTTTTTGCAGGAGACTGATTGGGATAAAAAAATGGCAGTTAACTAGGCGAGGAGCTTAGTTAACTGCCATTTTGTATGATAAGTAGAGTTTTTAGTTTCTGACTAAATCGAGCTCTTCAATCAGGTTCTGTGCATGATCGACTTCATCCATCATCCACAATATGTAGCGGATATCGACATGTACTGCACGGGTGATTGTTGGGTTAAAGAACCAGTCCTTGGTAATCGCTTCATAAGTCGAGTCGAAGTTCAGACCCACAAGCTCACCTTTACCGTTGAATACTGGAGAGCCTGAGTTGCCGCCTGTGGTGTCAACGCTAGATAGGAAATTAACTGGTACAGAATTAAATTGCTCAGGTTTATCTAAGCAAGAGAATAGACGGCATAACCAAGACGCTGGGTCTTGATATACCGTAGCCACTTTATGGCTGCCGTAACGCTGCTCTTCAATCGCTTTTAATAACTTGGCGGGGGCATTAAACGGCTCTACTCCAGTGTGTTTTGCTGGAATGCCTTCTAAGCGCGTAAATGGTTGCTTATAAAGTGCATCTTTAGACTGATAGCCATCGACCATGCCATAGGTGATCCGCAATGTTCCGTTGGCATCTGGGTATACTGGCCAGTTGTTAGACTTGTAGTAAGCAATAACGGCCTTCATGTAGTCCGGACGCGCCATCGACAACTTACCTGCTAAAGTCTTAGCTGCCTTTTCGCCACTCATGTTCTTGTCATACAAAGATACGGCAAGACGAATGAAAGGGTCGGCACTGGTTTCAAATGCTTTTGCATCTGCATCCATCCAAGCGAGTCGTTTTTCCTTGTCGGTTAGTGAGGTGAGTGCATACAAGCCATCTAGCTTCTCAGAAAGGCTGGCTTCGACATCGCCTTCATTGAGCGCGGTATCAAGTTCGCTAACGCGGATATCTTGGTTCAGATATGCTTCTAAATCTTGCAACCAAAGTGTTTTATCAACGCTCACTGCAAAACTTGAATCAAGACGCTTGAGACGTGCTTTAAACATCTTCATATCACGCTCTTGGTAGCCCTCTTCTCGCTCTGCATCAGGTTTAGCTTTCTCTTTCGCCAGTCGGTAGAGCTTATTAGCTGTTGCAAGCAGTGCGCTGCTTTGTGCATTTTCAAAGTAGTAGCGGGTTTGACGTTGTTTACGCTGCTCAACCAGTAGGGTTTCCAATTCATCAAATTGAGTCTGGAAAGATTGGTAGGTTTTGTCTTTTGCTAGCCATGCTTTAAAATCATTTTCGCGGCCTTGCTTAATACCCGCAATATCTGTGGCTTTAAAGCCGTCGAGTAGACCATTATACTTTTT
Encoded proteins:
- a CDS encoding S46 family peptidase; amino-acid sequence: MADEGQWQPYQMPSIADKLSERGIDIPAEQLADLTRYPMNAVVGLGYCTASFVSPQGLVVTNHHCAYRAIQYNSKKEHNYLADGFLATSKDKEPTAGPNERLYITEAVTNVSTQVKQDIGNDPLLRYENIQANRKALIKECESDDNYRCSVRSFHNGLEYYLIKQLIIRDVRLVYAPPESAGAFGGDIDNYEYPRHSADFTFLRAYVGKDGKPAVFNKDNVPYQPKSYLKINADGVKAGDGVFVAGYPGSTSRYRLTSELKFASDWLYPTLATRFQLRIDTIEAMSAANNEVKIKYAGKLAGMANRMKKYNGLLDGFKATDIAGIKQGRENDFKAWLAKDKTYQSFQTQFDELETLLVEQRKQRQTRYYFENAQSSALLATANKLYRLAKEKAKPDAEREEGYQERDMKMFKARLKRLDSSFAVSVDKTLWLQDLEAYLNQDIRVSELDTALNEGDVEASLSEKLDGLYALTSLTDKEKRLAWMDADAKAFETSADPFIRLAVSLYDKNMSGEKAAKTLAGKLSMARPDYMKAVIAYYKSNNWPVYPDANGTLRITYGMVDGYQSKDALYKQPFTRLEGIPAKHTGVEPFNAPAKLLKAIEEQRYGSHKVATVYQDPASWLCRLFSCLDKPEQFNSVPVNFLSSVDTTGGNSGSPVFNGKGELVGLNFDSTYEAITKDWFFNPTITRAVHVDIRYILWMMDEVDHAQNLIEELDLVRN